GGGCAATTCTGAGGCGTCCTAGGGGGGGCCCGAGGTGAacttggggggattttgggggggtcccgaggggattttgggcaattttAGGGGGTcttgggaggggtttggggaacCCTGGGGAGGCTTTGGGGGGtccaggggggattttggggggtctgtgcggatttgggggggattttaggggatcatgagggggttttggggggtccaggggggattttggggggattttgtgggtcctggggggattttggaggatcctgaggggattttggggagccTTGGGGTGGtctggggagattttggggggatttagggcaattttggggggtcctggggggtttccaaggagattttggggcattctggaagaattttggggggtcccggggaggctttggggggtcctggatgGCTCTGAAAAgccccaaagtgaccctgggggggtttgggggtacccggggtgaatttggggtgcccggggggggggtcccactgcccccccagccccatttccccctccccagctcggTGGTCGTGGGCAGCGCCCGGGGGGACGTGGCCGTGATCGACCTGCGCAAAGGTGAGGGGGGGTCCCGGGCGGGTTTGGGGCTgttgggagggttttggggggtcccaagggggattttggggggtcctgggggggtttggggctgttgggagggttttggggggtcccaagggggattttggggggtcctgggggggtttggggctgttgggagggttttggggggtcccaagggggattttggggggtcccgggggggtttGAGGGTCCCAGGGGGtcctggggcagttctgggctgtcttgggaggggattttggggggtcctgggaggatttgcgggaattttgggggggtctgaggggattctgggggggtcctgagggggtctgggggatCCCAGGGGAATTGTGGGAGGGtcccaggggggttttgggggctcctggggggtCCCGATGCTCTGTGCCCTCCAGGATGGCTCCTGTGGGCCCTGAAGGGTTTCACGGGGGGCGtttggtggattttgggaggaatttctgagattttggggatccaggggggttttggggcattttggggaggattttgggggtcccagggggattctggggggatttgggggatcctgggtgcattttgggggggtcctgaccCCCCCTGTGCCCCGCAGGGCGGGTGCTGAGGGCACTCAAGGGTTTCGTGAGGGggtttgggtggattttggggggtttttggggggtttttgggggtcctgacCCCCCCCGTGCCCCGCAGGGCGGGTGCTGAGGGCACTCAAGGGTTTCATGAGGGggtttgggtggattttgggggggttttgggtggattttgggggttttttgggggtcctgacccccccgtgccccccaggGCGGGTCCTCAGGGCACTCAAGGGCTTCGCGGGGGGGGTCCGGGcgctccagtgccacccccggCTGCCCCTCGTGGCCTCCGTGGGCCTCGATCGCTTCCTGCGGCTGCACCGGCTGGACGGGCACCTGAGCCAcaaggtgggaccccaaaatcaccccaaaatcacctggGACACCCTAAAACCCACCTGAAACCAGCCCAAAATCATCCCCAAATCGTCCCCAAAcgaccccaaaacctcctcaaaGCAGCCCAAAAACCCCGAGACACCCCAATAACGTCCCgaaaccacccccaaaaccccctgggacaccccaaaatcatccctgGATCACCCCAgaaccaccccaaaacacctgggaacccccaaaaccaccccaaaccacccccaaactgctgggaccccccaaaactaccccaaaaccctgggacaccccaaaatcatccctgAATCACCCcagaaccaccccaaaacccctgggatgccccaaaaccaccccaaaggTTTCCTGGGACCCCCTAAAATCTTACAAAAGCCACCCTGAAAcctcctgggaccccccaaaccacccccaaactgctgggaccccccaaaattaccccaaaacccagggacaccccaaaatctccccaaaggCTTCCTGGGACCCCCTAAAATCTCACAAAAATCACCCTGAAAcctcctgggacccccaaaatccccacaaaaacccctgggacccccccaaaaccaccccaaaccctgtgggagcccccaaaatcccccccagaccatccccaaacccctgagacccccccaaaaccaccccaaaaccttgacaccccccccccaaatcccctgggaCCTCCCCCAACCCTCTCAGATCCCCCCCAAACGCCCCCCAGGACCTCCCCAAATTCTGGGACTTGAACgccaaaccccccaaaaaaccccaaaagacccccaaaatcccctcaggacccctccaaattcccccaaaatcccctcaggaccccccaaaacccctcaggacccccccaaacctcccctgtccccccaggtgtACCTCAAGTCGCGCCTCACCTGCCTCCTGCTGAACACACACCTGGACTGGGAGGTgagacccccaccccaaattttggggggctttttggggtgtCTTGGGGTGCCCCCCACCCCTTTAAACCCCCCCATTTGCCCCCCCaggcccaggaggagccccctccccaaaaaggGGTGAAGGACGAGGAGGGGGACGAGCTGTGGGACGCGCTGGAGTCCATCCCCACCCccaaaaagggcaaaaaaaggaaaatttcggggatttgaggggtcccaggaccccccaagacccccccaGGCCCCCTCCCCTGCTGTATATAAGGTCCAAAATGAGGGAAATAAacggaattttggggtttttgaaaaaaaaaaaaaaaaaaaaaaaaaaagggaattttggggggttttggacaaaaaaaaatgggaattttggggggttttggacaaaaaaaaaatgggaattttgggggtttttggaggaaaaaatgagaactttgggggtttttggagaaaatatgagaatgttgggggtttttggagaaaaaattgggaattttgggggaattgaGACTGGGGGTGATGGGTGGGGAGAGcacaaagggattttgggaCGTGGCCCCTTTAAATCTTCAGCTCCGCCCCTTAATTTTTTTAGCCCCGCCCACACGAACTAATGAATTTTGCTAATGAGCACCTCAGTAATTAGCAGGATTACCTCCAGCAggcggttttggggtgattttggaggtttttggggtatCCTGGGGTGGCAACGATGACGTCACCAAATCGTGGCTGCTATCGCGATAGAGCGGCgatatttaataattattgaTTCATTTAACCTGGTTTTGATTAATTAAATTGGGGTAATTAATGAAATTGGGGTGGCTAATTAAATTTcggtaattaattaatttgggGTGCCCTGTCAGGGTGATGTTCAGAGCAGACAGAGGAGGATCCAGGAGCGACACAGAGTGATGGGAGTGTGGCTGATATCGCGATCTAATCACGATTTTGGGGTTGATATCGGGATGTAATCACGACTTTGGGGTTGATATCAGGATGTAATCACGACTTTGGGGTTGATATCACGATGTAATCACGATTTTGGGGTTGATATCGGGATGTAATCACGATTTTGGGGTTGATATCAGGATGTAATCACGACTTTGGGGTTGATATCAGGATGTAATCACGACTTTGGGGTTGATATCGGGATGTAATCAcgatttggggtgtttttaatCTATCGTTCACCCTTTGAGGTCCCCGTCGGGGGTGCACCGTTCCCGGAGGCGCTGCAATACCGAGACCATGGGGTTTATATCGCGATAGAATCACGATTCAGGATTATTTTAGATCTATTTTTCACCATTTCAGTTCCCCGTTGGGGGTGCCCCGTTCCCGGAGGCACTGCAGTACCGGGACAGTGCAGTTAATATCGCGATATAACCACCATATTCGAttattttgctctgtttttcacCATTTGAGTTCCCCGCTGGGGGTGCCCCGTTCCCGGAGGCGCTGCAGTACCGGGACCATGGGGTCCGTATCGCGATAGAATCACGATTCAGGATTATTTTAGATCTATTTTTCACCAGCAGAAGGTCCCCGTGCGGGGTGCACCGTTCCCGGAGGCACTGCAATACCGGGACGATGCGCGGAGCGGAGGGAGCAAGCTCCGGGTCCAACTCCCGAGCCCAAAAATCCGTTTAATATAAAGTCCTCTCATCGAGGACGTATCAGATATTAAACTGATAAGAACAGATACTACACTTGATCTTAGCCAAAAGGCCGAGAAGCGATACCAGCGCATGCCCCAGCGCCGccaccggccccgcccggcccgcccgcACCTCACGGCCAcccccgcgccgcgccgcgcccgctCCCGAACCCTTCTGGAAGGTTCTCTGCATCCCATCCCGCGCTTTGCTCCCGCGTCCCGCAGGATCcgaccccaaaaaccccgaaATTCTGCCCAAAAATGCTCCCATGATGCCTTTCGCCAGCATAACGAGTCGATAAATCTGCATAGCCCCGCCCCTTTATGCAAACAACGGCCAGCTCGTGATTCCTAGCCCCGCCCATCTCCTTTTCCCGCCCCGCGTTGTGATTGGCCGGCTGTGTATCCTTATTTGCATTGTCCCCGCCCATTCTTACACGCGCTGTTGATTAGCATAACCCCGCCCCCTATTGATAATACTGAATTCTATAATGAATGAAATCAGAGCCGGGGGGTTCCCGCTTTATTctggggtgacaggggacagaTGGGGACAGTCTGGGACAGATGGGGACAGTCTGGGACAGTTTATGACACTCTGGGACAGTTTGGGACAGTCTGGGACAGATGGTGACAACGGCGCTGTCCCCACGGCCGAGCTGcgcggggctgggaggggacaccggggcaCAGGAGGTGGCGCCGGTGACACCGGGTGGCATCAGGTGGCGGCGGCTGACCGGAGGTGACCGCAGGTGGCATCGGGTGGCGGCGGGTGCCAGGGCGTGACACGAGGTGCCaccagctgccaccagcaccgcgtcccctccaaacccttccgtgtccccggtgtcccctctgtcccggtgtcccggtgtcccctctctgtcccggtgtcccctccaaacccttccgtgtcccggtgtcccctccaaacccttccgtgtccccggtgtcccctctctgtcccggtgtcccctccctgtcccgctgtcccggtgtcccctctctgtcccagtgtccccccctctgtcccggtgtcccctccctgtcccggtgtcccggtgcCGCTATAGTTTCCGTGCCGCGCCCACGGTGACGTCGAAGAGCCGCGGCTCCCGGAGCTTTCCCCGTTTGtccagcaggaagaagaacGGGCGGCCCCGCACCCGGATGGGCACCGCGGCCGCGGCCTCGCTCCGGTGGGCGGCGCCGGACACGTCCCGGAGCGGCACCGTGAACGTCCGGCGCCCGACACCGAGCGGCCCCGGCGTCGCGATGCTCacggcggccccgccccgcagCAGCGTCAGCCGCGCCACCGAGCGCAGCGGCAGCAGCCAGCCCGCCGCCACCGTCAGCGAGCCTGGCACCGGAGAGAGCCCGGGGAAACCGGGGGTCGGGAACGGGGCGCGGCAACCGACACCGTGCCCGGTGCGAGCCCCGGGCCCTTCTCCCGAGCCCCGGTGTGACCCCGGATCCCTCCCGTGAGCCCCGGTGTGACCCCCGGTCCCTTCCCTGAGCCCCGGTGTGACCCCGGATCCCTCCCGTGAGCCCCGGTGTGACCCCCGGTCCCTTCCCTGAGCCCCGGTGTGACCCCGGATCCCTCCCGTGAGCCCCGGTGTGACCCCCGGTCCCTTCCCTGAGGCCCGGTGTGACCCCGGTGCCGCCCCCTCGGCCCGGTTCGGTCCCGCTTTCCCCGCCCCAATCCCGCCCCCGTCTCAGTCCCGCCCTCCCGCATCCGGTGACGGCCCCGgtgcccttcccctgccccgGGAGTGACCCCGGTGTGTCCCCGGTCCCTCCCGGTTCTCCCCGGTTTCCCCCGGTGCCGGTCCCGCTCCCTCAGTACCGACGGTCAGGCAGGACGCCGTGAACCCAAAGCGCCACTTGTTGTCGCGGGGTCTCAGCGGGTCATCGGCCCCGGTACCGGAAGCAGGACCGGGCACCGGGCGCAGCGCCGTGAAGGCGTAATGAGCCAGGTAGGCCCAGAAAAGCCCTTGGCTGGCGCAGAAGAGCCCCGCGAGGCGGAAGAAGCGGCTCCGGTCGTGCTCGTACAGAACCACgtcccgcgccgccgccgccgccgccacctcCAGCACCGCCCGCGCCGCCATGACGGCCGGCCCCGGTACTTCCGGGGCACGCAGGGCAGCACTTCCGGGGCACGCAGAGCATCAGCCAATCGGATGCGGCGAaaagaggaggagcagccaaTCGGGTTGCACGTAACGGCTTAGCCAATGGGCTGTGGCGTTGATTACGCATCAACCAATCAGATTTCGTGCCTGCCGCCATCTTTGTTGCCGGCGCGTTCCCGCCTTGCCCTCAGCGCCCCCCCTTAAAGGCACCGCGTGCAATAATTAATAATcagtaattaataaataattaattaatcacTAATCGATAATCAATAATCCATCGGTTTATTTACAAAACTCGGGGGCATCGAAAGGACTCGAACACGGGACGGGGgcccggggagggggcggggagCTCCAACGTTCACTTGAGAAAAGCGACTTCCGGAATCTTCCCTTCCAGctgggggaaaaacgggaaaaaatgggaaaataatggggggaaaatggggaaaataatggggaaaaaagggggagaataatggggtgaaaatggggaaaatggggaaaataatggggggaaataaaggggaaaaaacggggaaaataatgagggaaaatggggaaaatattgggaaaaatgggagaaataatggggaaaataatggggaaaaatgggaagaaaatcaGGGGAAAGTaacagggaaaatgggggaaaaatggggaaaataatggggtgagaatgggggaaaatggggaaaaataatgggggaaaaaatgggaaaaattggggaaaatagagaaaaaaatgggaaaaataatggaggaaaacagggagaaaatggagaaaaatgggggaaaaattgagggaaaatTGTGAataatgggagaaaaatgggaaaaaggggaaagagggaaaaataaataaaaataaaaggaaacaaaccaacCTTGAGCTGGGTGAAGACCTGGCCGGCCTGGCTGTAATCCCAGTCGTTGTCCTGGAGGCACCTGAGGGACACAAAggggaattttaatttttttgggattttttgagggatttttttaaattttttttaggatttttttgggggaaatgttggggatttttagggggatttttaaggtgatttttgggggtttttttgagggttttttggagaatttttggggatttttaggagggttttttgagaatttttaggggatttttttaaggatttttttaggatttttaagGAGATTTTTGGAGTCGTTTTTGAGGGATTTTCAGGgggatttttaggttttttcagGCGAATTCTTGGGAGATTTTTGAGATTGTTTGGagggatttttagggaatttcgaaaggatttttgggggcattttgagggatttttgaagagatttttgggccattttcaGGGGGATTTTTGAGCTGATTTTGAAGGAAATTTTGAGCCAACTTTTGAGTGATTTTTGAGCTGTTTTGAGGCGAATTTTGAGccattttaaagggatttttgagccatttttaggggaattttggagccatttttgaagggatttttgagccatttttggAACAATTTTGAGCGACTTTTGTAGGGatttttgagccatttttgaagatatttttgaGCCATTTTCAGGGGGATTTTTGAGCGAATTTTGAAAGGAATTTTGAGCCATTTTGAAGGGATTTTTGAGCTGTTTTTGAAGGGACTTTAGAGCCATTTTTGGAGCAATTTTTGAGTGATTTTTTAAGACttttgagggggttttgagccatttttggagccatttttgagccatttttggAGTGATTTTTGAGCAACttttgaagatatttttgaAGGGAATTTTAAGCCATTTTGGAAGGGATTTTTGAGcgatttttgaggggatttaTGAGCCATTTTGAGGCGAGTTTTGTGCCATTTTCATGGGGacttttgggccatttttgaAGGGATTTTCAAGCCattttcagtgggatttttaggaggttttggggtgatatTTTTTGACTTTTTAGCCATTTTTAGAGCAAATTTCGTGTGTTTTGCACTCACTTCTGGGAGCACTCGAGGTTCATGCCCGACTGCAGGGCGAAGGCCgccagcatctcctgctgcttgaggggatttttgagccatttttaggggattttggagccatttttaggggatttttgagCCATTTTTAGGAGGTTTTTGAGtcatttttaggggattttggagccatttttaggggattttggagccatttttaggggattttggagcCATTTTTGAGGCGAATGTTAAGCcatttttaggggaatttttgAGTGAATTTTGAAGGGatttttgagccatttttggAGTGATATTTGAGCAACTTTTGAAGGTATTTTTGAAGGGAATTTCAGGCCATTTTTGAAGGGATTTTCAAGCCATTTTCAGGCggatttttgggccatttttgtaGGGATTTTTTAGCCATTTTAGGTGTGTTTTGGAGGCATTTTCAGgtcgattttttttttttttttttgggtgtttttggggtgttttgcaCTCACTTCTGGGAGCACTCGAGGTTCATGCCCGACTGCAGGGCGAAGGCCgccagcatctcctgctgcttgaggggatttttggggcattttggaaCCGTTTTTGAGAGAATTTCAGGGGGAATTTTGAGCcatttttgaaggaatttttgaGTCATTTTTGAAAGGACTTTGGAACAACTTTTGAAGGGAATTTTAGGCCATTTCTGAAGGGATTTTTGAGTGACTTTCAGGGCGATTCCGGAGCCGTTTAAAGGCGAATTTTGAGCGATGTTTGAAGGGAATTTGGAGCCATTTCTGAGGGACTTTTTGAGCCGTTCTGAGGTGACTCTCGCGCCATTTTCAGGGCGGTTTTTGGGCCATtcttgggggggatttttgagccatttttgAGCCGTTTtcggggggattttttttatttttttgggtgtttttggggtgttttgcaCTCACTTCTGGGAGCACTCGAGGTTCATGCCCGACTGCAGGGCGAAGGCCgccagcatctcctgctgctcgggggattttggagccatttttaggggatttttgagccatttttaggagatttttgagtcatttttaggggattttggagccatttttaggggatttttgagccatttttgAGGCGAATGTTCAGCcatttttaggggaatttttgAGTGAATTTTGAAGGGatttttgagccatttttggAGTGATGTTTGAGCAACTTTTGAAGGTATTTTTGAAGGGAATTTCAGGCCATTTTTGAAGGGAATTTTAGGCCATTTTTGAAGGGAATTTCAGGCCATTTCTGAAGGGATTTTCAAGCCATTTTCAGGCggatttttgggccatttttgtaGGGATTCTTGAGCCATTTTAGATGTGTTTTGGAGGGCGGTTTGAAGCCATTcttgggggggatttttaggcCATTTTTGAAGGCATTTTTGAGCCGTTTTCGGGGagattttttttgatt
Above is a genomic segment from Ammospiza caudacuta isolate bAmmCau1 chromosome 32, bAmmCau1.pri, whole genome shotgun sequence containing:
- the WDR74 gene encoding WD repeat-containing protein 74 — its product is MRQDPTRPHVVGTGGKENALKVWDLQRPQEPLFRAKNVRNDWLDLRVPVWDRDLQFLPGTQRIVTCTGHGQVRLYDPRCARRRPVLDAALGEAPLTALALPEGDTSVVVGSARGDVAVIDLRKGRVLRALKGFAGGVRALQCHPRLPLVASVGLDRFLRLHRLDGHLSHKVYLKSRLTCLLLNTHLDWEAQEEPPPQKGVKDEEGDELWDALESIPTPKKGKKRKISGI
- the TMEM223 gene encoding transmembrane protein 223 — protein: MAARAVLEVAAAAAARDVVLYEHDRSRFFRLAGLFCASQGLFWAYLAHYAFTALRPVPGPASGTGADDPLRPRDNKWRFGFTASCLTVGSLTVAAGWLLPLRSVARLTLLRGGAAVSIATPGPLGVGRRTFTVPLRDVSGAAHRSEAAAAVPIRVRGRPFFFLLDKRGKLREPRLFDVTVGAARKL